In Dama dama isolate Ldn47 chromosome 9, ASM3311817v1, whole genome shotgun sequence, the following proteins share a genomic window:
- the SWSAP1 gene encoding ATPase SWSAP1: MAETLRRVLNLGSAAGPGKNTAETEPPLLLLGGPGSGKTALLFAAALEAAGEGRGPVLFLARRPLQSLPRRTGRALEPLRLQKIRFQYPPSTRELLRLLCSAHEARGPAPSLLLLDGLEEYLVEDPGSQEAAYLAALLLDTAVHFSHRAGPGRGCGLIVALQTQEEGGDGGNALQLALLQRYFPAQCWLQPDASGPGQCCLRASLEPGGLGPREEWGVTFQPDGEMTITPWPTQAGDTSSHKGSRSGGQP, encoded by the exons ATGGCGGAAACGCTGAGGCGAGTGCTAAACTTGGGCAGCGCGGCGGGCCCCGGAAAGAACACAGCTGAGACCGAACCGCCTTTGCTGCTGCTCGGCGGTCCAGGCTCTGGAAAGACAGCGCTGCTATTCGCGGCGGCCCTGGAGGCGGCAGGGGAAGGCCGAGGCCCAGTCCTTTTCCTGGCCCGGAGGCCCCTTCAAAGCCTGCCCCGCAGGACTGGACGGGCGCTCGAACCGCTGCGATTACAA aAGATCCGCTTCCAGTACCCACCCTCAACCCGTGAGCTCCTCCGGCTTCTGTGCTCTGCCCATGAGGCCCGTGGACCAGCCCCCTCACTCTTGCTGCTTGATGGCCTGGAGGAGTACCTAGTAGAAGACCCTGGGTCCCAGGAAGCCGCCTACCTGGCTGCCCTGCTTCTGGACACAGCTGTCCACTTCAGCCACCGGGCTGGGCCTGGCCGGGGCTGTGGGCTCATTGTGGCCCTCCAGacccaggaggaaggaggagacggTGGAAATGCTCTTCAGCTGGCACTCCTTCAGAGGTATTTCCCTGCCCAGTGCTGGCTGCAGCCGGATGCATCAGGCCCAGGACAGTGCTGCCTCCGAGCCTCtctggagccaggtgggctgggcCCCAGGGAAGAATGGGGGGTGACTTTTCAACCAGATGGAGAGATGACAATCACCCCATGGCCCACCCAGGCAGGTGACACAAGCTCGCACAAAGGTTCAAGGTCTGGAGGCCAACCGTGA